In Acidianus brierleyi, one genomic interval encodes:
- a CDS encoding S-methyl-5'-thioadenosine phosphorylase: protein MLEYEKVPIAIIGGSGVYDPKIFSDTKEIKVYTPYGETSDLITIGTVEGKKVAFLPRHGKRHRIPPHKINYRANLWALHELGVKWVIGVSAVGSLRMDYKPGDFVIPDQFIDMTKGRQYTFFDGPVVAHVSMADPFCNHLRKIIIDSSKSLGIPTHDVGTYICIEGPRFSTRAESRVWREVFKADIIGMTLVPEINLACELQMCYSTIGMVTDYDVFADIPVTAEEVGKVMNENSEKARKLLYEVIKRIPEKPEECSCCNSLKTALV from the coding sequence ATGCTAGAATACGAAAAAGTTCCAATAGCGATAATCGGAGGTTCCGGTGTATACGATCCTAAAATTTTTTCAGATACAAAGGAAATAAAAGTGTATACTCCTTACGGTGAAACGAGTGACCTTATAACAATAGGTACAGTAGAAGGAAAAAAAGTAGCCTTTCTACCTAGACATGGAAAGAGGCACAGAATACCGCCTCATAAAATAAATTATAGGGCAAATCTTTGGGCTCTTCATGAACTAGGGGTAAAATGGGTCATTGGCGTCTCTGCGGTAGGAAGCTTAAGAATGGATTATAAACCTGGAGATTTTGTAATTCCTGACCAGTTCATTGATATGACCAAAGGAAGACAATACACTTTCTTTGATGGACCAGTAGTAGCTCACGTATCAATGGCAGATCCTTTTTGTAACCATTTAAGAAAGATTATTATAGATTCTTCAAAAAGTCTAGGAATACCTACTCATGATGTTGGTACGTATATATGTATTGAAGGGCCAAGATTTTCTACAAGAGCAGAAAGCAGAGTATGGAGGGAGGTTTTTAAAGCTGATATAATAGGAATGACGCTAGTTCCAGAAATTAATTTGGCATGCGAACTTCAAATGTGTTATTCCACTATAGGTATGGTTACAGATTACGACGTTTTTGCAGATATTCCAGTGACTGCAGAAGAAGTAGGTAAAGTAATGAACGAAAATTCAGAAAAGGCTAGGAAACTTTTATACGAAGTAATAAAAAGAATTCCAGAAAAACCAGAGGAGTGTTCATGTTGCAATTCTCTAAAGACAGCTCTAGTATAA
- the gdS-2 gene encoding hexaprenyl pyrophosphate synthase, which produces MDLLEFWTKSKETIDDLVGKFMNDLKDWEVLEMSKYIMRDGKRFRGTLLFLLNNALGGDEKDAYPGALATEILHSASLALDDIVDYDDYRRGKKAAWAIYTNRRVIFVSNFLIPTALNIISQYGDRALNISIELWKDTAVGALKDMYGESKDYFKTIELKTASLFKLPTMLASFSSGKSNAVDLTMDLGKYLGIIYQLVDDYVDCVKLEREKLVGSAKQLFQITEGRVDSLVAVEFDRNKSEYLKILDSLPIEENYKDSLSSLPDFLAYGLLSEAGIKNKMF; this is translated from the coding sequence GTGGATCTATTAGAGTTTTGGACAAAAAGTAAGGAAACAATAGACGATCTAGTAGGGAAGTTTATGAATGACCTTAAAGATTGGGAAGTTCTCGAGATGAGTAAATACATTATGCGAGATGGAAAGAGATTTAGAGGTACGCTTTTGTTTCTTTTAAATAACGCTCTGGGTGGAGATGAAAAAGACGCTTATCCAGGAGCTTTAGCTACTGAAATTTTGCATTCTGCTTCGCTTGCTTTAGATGATATAGTTGATTACGATGATTATAGGCGAGGAAAAAAAGCTGCTTGGGCTATATACACTAATAGAAGAGTAATTTTTGTATCAAATTTTCTAATTCCTACAGCTTTGAACATAATTTCGCAGTATGGTGATAGGGCCCTTAATATTAGCATAGAATTATGGAAAGACACCGCTGTAGGAGCTTTAAAAGATATGTATGGAGAAAGTAAAGATTATTTTAAAACTATAGAGTTGAAAACTGCAAGTCTGTTTAAGCTTCCTACGATGCTAGCATCTTTCTCATCTGGTAAAAGCAACGCAGTAGATTTAACTATGGATTTAGGAAAATATTTAGGAATAATCTATCAATTAGTAGATGATTATGTTGATTGTGTAAAATTGGAAAGAGAAAAACTCGTAGGTAGTGCAAAACAACTCTTCCAAATAACTGAGGGAAGAGTTGATTCTTTAGTAGCAGTAGAATTTGATAGGAATAAATCAGAGTATTTAAAAATACTAGATTCGTTACCTATTGAAGAAAATTATAAAGATTCTTTATCCTCGTTACCTGATTTTTTAGCATATGGTTTACTGTCAGAAGCGGGAATAAAAAATAAAATGTTTTAG
- a CDS encoding ATP-grasp domain-containing protein, giving the protein MHESQKVTEASKQLLLEIKNRGHNAYYIRPSKLNGIIDKQGIRFTYVGKEVNIDGGILRNLGFILTTEQLMKRVDVLEEMEKSGINIINKPSSMLLARDKFESLIKLRKHGIPVPETAIVEDPFEAMRLTQEWGEVVIKPVVGSLGLGSVKASDPDIVFRIAKSILSVNQPVYIQKYVKKPDRDIRSFVVGDKVIGTVYRISQGSWKTNVAQGAITQVLAPSKEIIEMSIKATQILGLDYSGIDIVEDIDGGYKILEVNGAPLWKGFMSATSINPAKYIVDHVIEKAKK; this is encoded by the coding sequence ATTCACGAATCTCAAAAAGTTACTGAAGCTTCTAAACAACTACTTCTCGAGATAAAGAATAGAGGTCATAATGCTTACTATATAAGACCATCAAAATTAAACGGAATAATAGATAAACAAGGAATAAGATTTACATACGTAGGAAAAGAAGTAAATATAGATGGAGGAATTCTAAGAAATCTAGGGTTTATTCTAACCACAGAGCAATTAATGAAAAGAGTTGACGTTTTAGAGGAGATGGAAAAAAGTGGTATAAACATAATAAATAAGCCCTCTTCAATGCTATTGGCAAGAGACAAATTCGAGAGCCTAATAAAATTAAGAAAGCATGGAATTCCTGTTCCAGAGACAGCAATAGTAGAGGATCCTTTTGAGGCAATGAGACTTACACAAGAATGGGGAGAAGTTGTAATAAAACCAGTAGTAGGAAGCCTAGGATTAGGATCTGTAAAAGCCAGCGATCCAGATATAGTATTTAGAATAGCTAAGTCTATTCTTTCAGTGAATCAACCAGTTTACATTCAGAAATACGTGAAAAAGCCCGATAGAGACATTAGATCGTTCGTAGTAGGTGATAAAGTTATAGGAACAGTGTACAGGATTTCTCAGGGAAGTTGGAAAACTAACGTAGCCCAAGGAGCAATAACGCAAGTATTAGCTCCTAGTAAGGAAATAATAGAAATGAGCATAAAGGCTACTCAGATTTTAGGGCTTGATTACTCAGGGATCGATATAGTTGAAGATATAGATGGAGGTTATAAGATTTTAGAAGTTAATGGCGCACCATTATGGAAGGGCTTTATGAGTGCCACTTCAATAAATCCAGCTAAATATATAGTGGATCATGTAATAGAAAAAGCTAAGAAATGA
- a CDS encoding Lrp/AsnC family transcriptional regulator: MDFYYLDDVDKKILSILQQDSRISYSKLAKMLNLSESTIHMRLKRLRESGVIKNFSIEVNLEKVGLNVLAFVLIKADPKRYEEILKEIYDMKEIYEIYDVTGEYYALLKVRVSSKEELAKVLDKLGNMPGITSTYTMFVLRTIKEKRMFDEDEK, from the coding sequence ATGGATTTCTATTATCTTGATGATGTAGATAAGAAAATACTTTCCATCTTACAACAGGATTCAAGAATATCATATTCAAAGTTAGCTAAGATGCTGAATTTAAGTGAATCAACTATTCATATGAGATTAAAGCGATTAAGAGAATCTGGCGTAATAAAGAATTTTTCAATAGAAGTCAATTTAGAGAAAGTAGGTTTAAACGTATTAGCTTTCGTTCTTATAAAAGCAGATCCCAAGAGATATGAAGAAATACTGAAAGAAATATATGATATGAAAGAAATATATGAAATTTATGATGTTACTGGGGAATATTATGCTTTACTAAAAGTAAGAGTTTCAAGTAAGGAAGAACTCGCTAAAGTACTAGACAAGTTAGGTAATATGCCAGGAATTACATCTACCTATACTATGTTTGTTTTAAGAACAATAAAGGAAAAAAGAATGTTTGATGAAGACGAAAAGTGA